The genomic stretch CGGTTCGAATCCTATCCGGAGACGGCGTCTATTCCCTTTGTCATGAAAATGAAGTCCGCACCGAAGCCCGTCGATCCGACCACTCGTCCGGCGCCGCCCGCTGCCGAGCCGGCGGCACCGGGCACGCATGCCGAATCGACTCCTTCTTCATCAGCCGAGGCGGACAGATCCGCGGAAAATGGCGAATCACTGCCTGAACAGCATGTCTCCGGACAGTAGCGCGACATGACTCAGCGCGATGCCGGAATGGCCCCGCCGAATATCACGAAACAATCGCAGAGAATGGAATGCGGACCCGCATGCGCACGGACCGTTCATACCAGGAAACGATAGAGTATCTCTTCGCGCTCCAGAAGCACGGGGTAAAGCTTGGCCTCGGCAATACGGAGCGTCTCATGGACATCATGGGGAATCCTCACCGGCGGTTCCGGAGCGTGCACGTCGCCGGAACGAACGGAAAGGGGTCCACCGCCGCGTTCCTAACCGGCATGCTCCTGGCTGCCGGCTATCGCGTCGGGCTTTATACGTCGCCTCATTTGGTGAGTTTCACCGAACGGATACGGATCAACGGCGTGCCGATCACCGAGGGGAAGGTTGTCGAGCTCGCTCGCAGGGTGAGGGAGGGATACGAGGGGAGGGCGGGGGATTCCGGCTTGCCCCCGGCCCTCAACCCGACGTTCTTCGAGGTCACGACGGCGCTTGCCTTCACCTACTTTGCGGAGGAGGCGGTAGACATCGCCGTGATCGAAGTGGGCATGGGAGGTCGCCTGGATGCCACGAATGTGATCTCGCCGCTCGTATCCGTGATCACGAACATTGACCTCGAGCACACTGAATTCCTGGGCGACACACTCGAACTGATCGCCGGCGAAAAGGCGGGGATCATCAAGCGCAATACCCCGGTCGTCACCGGCGCGGTCCAGCCCGGGGTCCTGCAGGTCATCGAGCGGGAAGCCGCCCGCAAGGCCGCTCCCGTTTTTCTGCTCGGCCGTGAATTCAGGGCCAACCATATACGGCCGGGCGGCGAACAACAGTTCACTTACCGGGGGATGCGGATGTCACTCGAAGGGCTTGGGATCGTTTTGCTCGGGCGATACCAGGTGGACAATGCATGCCTCGCCCTTGCCGCCGCTGAATGTCTGCACGCCGCGGGCGTCACGATCACCGAGGATGCAGTCAGGAAGGGCCTTGCGCAGTCGCGATGGGAGGGCCGGCTCGAGCGCGTTGCCCGGAGGCCGGACATCTATCTCGACGGGGCGCACAATCCGGCCTCGGCGCGGTTGCTCGCCCGGGCCGTCGCCGAACTGCGTCCGGCATACGGCCGGCTCATGCTTGTCGTCGGCATCCTGGGAGACAAGGATGTCTCCGGCATCCTTGCCGAACTCATCCCGCTGGCCGACCGTGTGATCGTAACGCGCCCCGATTACGCCCGCGCCCTGGACCCGGACGCGCTTGCGGCAAAAGTCCGCAGCCTGCACCCTGCCGTGGACACGGCTGGGAGCGTACGGCAGGCAATTGAACGCGCTAAATCCGAGGCAAAAGCGGACGATCTGATCCTGATCACCGGTTCCCTCTATGTCGTCGGCGATGCGCGCGCGGTGCTGTTCGATGACGGTTTGCCCCGGGCGCTCCCCGGCCTGAAAGGATAGCCGCTGCTGGAGAGCCCCGCACC from Nitrospirota bacterium encodes the following:
- a CDS encoding folylpolyglutamate synthase/dihydrofolate synthase family protein encodes the protein MRTDRSYQETIEYLFALQKHGVKLGLGNTERLMDIMGNPHRRFRSVHVAGTNGKGSTAAFLTGMLLAAGYRVGLYTSPHLVSFTERIRINGVPITEGKVVELARRVREGYEGRAGDSGLPPALNPTFFEVTTALAFTYFAEEAVDIAVIEVGMGGRLDATNVISPLVSVITNIDLEHTEFLGDTLELIAGEKAGIIKRNTPVVTGAVQPGVLQVIEREAARKAAPVFLLGREFRANHIRPGGEQQFTYRGMRMSLEGLGIVLLGRYQVDNACLALAAAECLHAAGVTITEDAVRKGLAQSRWEGRLERVARRPDIYLDGAHNPASARLLARAVAELRPAYGRLMLVVGILGDKDVSGILAELIPLADRVIVTRPDYARALDPDALAAKVRSLHPAVDTAGSVRQAIERAKSEAKADDLILITGSLYVVGDARAVLFDDGLPRALPGLKG